The following coding sequences are from one Prochlorococcus sp. MIT 0604 window:
- a CDS encoding DUF2499 domain-containing protein has product MHELSFGTWLIHISSVTEWIFSIFVIYKISTYKKYNLFFWLSLAMVPNLIGAMCAITWHIYDNQDALYGLVTLQGIFTFIGNSTLALASFTIYKEKETYE; this is encoded by the coding sequence TTGCACGAACTATCATTTGGAACTTGGTTGATTCATATCTCTTCAGTCACTGAATGGATTTTTTCTATCTTTGTCATCTACAAAATATCAACATATAAAAAATATAATTTATTTTTTTGGTTAAGTTTAGCTATGGTCCCAAACTTAATAGGAGCTATGTGCGCTATTACTTGGCATATCTATGATAATCAAGATGCATTGTATGGATTAGTAACGCTTCAAGGGATATTTACATTTATTGGAAATTCAACATTAGCTCTTGCATCATTCACTATTTATAAAGAGAAGGAGACTTATGAATGA
- a CDS encoding DUF3593 domain-containing protein, giving the protein MNDLFIKLIEKLASIDNTALFAASIFPYGIFLFYLHKIKSVNILVKTGYSLTVLFVFITIIVSIYTLSYFDKTLVEVDFLHGLAESFLTLSDFVILLGFIKILNNLEVNNS; this is encoded by the coding sequence ATGAATGATTTATTTATAAAACTTATAGAAAAATTAGCTTCAATTGACAATACAGCTTTGTTCGCAGCATCTATATTTCCATATGGAATCTTTTTGTTCTACTTACATAAAATTAAATCTGTTAATATATTAGTAAAAACAGGTTATTCCTTAACAGTTTTATTTGTTTTTATAACAATAATAGTTTCTATATACACATTAAGTTACTTTGATAAAACCCTTGTTGAGGTTGACTTCTTGCATGGTTTAGCAGAATCTTTCTTAACCCTAAGCGATTTTGTAATTTTGTTAGGCTTCATAAAGATTTTAAATAACTTAGAAGTAAACAACTCTTAA